The following is a genomic window from Miscanthus floridulus cultivar M001 chromosome 14, ASM1932011v1, whole genome shotgun sequence.
ccaagcactttagggtcgatgacaagggaattctctggtttaatgataggcttgtggtacccaaagataaagaacttagaaatcaaattatggatgaagcccattcttcaaaattgtccatccatcctggtagcagtaaaatgtgtcaagatctcaagctgtattattggtggaccaagatgaagaaagaaatcgcagcttacgtggcaaggtgtgataactgttgcagagtcaaggctattcacataaggcccggactattgtagccactctctattcctggctggaagtgggaagaaattagcatggattttattgttggactacccactaccaaaaagggttgtgattccatctgggttatcgtagatcgtctaactaaatctgctcactttattccggtcaagtctacctttcacccgcacaattatgctgagatttattttcaacaagtggtacgtctccatggtgtacccaaatccattgtttcagatagaggacctcagttcacggctcgcttttgggagtgcttacattagAATCTTGGCACCCAtctaatccgtagttctgcctatcatccgcaaacatcaggacagactgagcgtgttaatcaaattcttgaagatatgcttagagcttgtcttatcttttgcaaaggctcttgggaagactggttacctcttgctgaattctcttataacaatagttatcaagagagtatcaaaatggctccttttgaagctctttatggccgcaagtgtagaactcctttgaactgggtggaacccggagaaagaagattctatggtattgactttgtaaaagaagccgaagagcaagttcaaactatacagaagaatatgactgccgctcaagctagacaaaagagctatgctgacaagagaagaaaacctattgagtttgaagtaggtgatcatgtttatttgaaggtaccccctatgaaaggagtcaagcgttttggaattaaaaggaggcttgagcctcgatatgttggaccctaccgcattatcaagaaaagtggaagagtagcatataagctcgatctaccacgtgagatgggagctatattcttggtattccatgtgtcccagctgaagaagtgtcttcgtattcctgaggaaagaatagcaacaaggaaagtcaacttgaaatctgatctttcttatgaggaaaagcccgtgcaagttctggatacacaagaaagagtgactcgtacatgagtggttaagttatacaaggtagtttggagtaatcatagtgaacgggatgcaacctgggagcgggaagattatttaaaggaaaactatccagctttctatactgattggtacgctttccaaatctcgggatgagatttttctaaggggggagggttgtaacaccctaggtgtttggcttctactaattgcatgttatttcataaacatgtgcattatccatgtcatcatgccattatcattgaaacatacgtatgcaacattttaaattgtatgtgtttcatgcttgattgcttagagtggtagtagtgcaacatgggaatgcaacatgaaactctcataccttgaaacatggcaacatggtagtaatgtgacaagtataggataacaacaaggtcatgcaacatgtgaaacattgtattgaaacatatgaatgaattgcttgttttaattgctgtatcacatgtgatcattagaagtggtataacaactttgtaaagtggttgatcatggtctaatacaccttaactacacttagggtaattgtttggacattgttcatgtggaccaaaatgaccaaattgccctttaggagaggtttgacttttaatgacccttaaagtgacactgtttgactgattcaaaagaccaacttggaagctttgcatggttgtgcactctttacaaaagttgtagcaaatttattaTGGAACAAAAGTCTCCatatgatcatttcatgaaaatgtctagaacatgctcaaacatggcccacaagtctgaagtacatgctgatttcatacttagcaaatttttctaagtcctaagtgaAGTACAGTTTCTTGAGCTGATGTTTCGAGCactgtatctcactaaccaagccaaactagctcgagctccaattagcaaacttgtagtactcacgtaggtctccaactttgttaactacaaaTTAACCCAGATCGTCACGGTTTGAGAGATCCATCATGGTTAAGTTCGTCTGTCAGTCGGGTCATGTGATGTCTGAATCGCCGTTTTCATAAAtcggtcagtgaccgtcatggccgaccggcttagAGGCTTGACGCCGCATGTCCGCCACTTGTCGCCGGCCTTTTGTCGCATAGGCCATGCGCCGCggacgccctggcacggccagccaCGTCATGAAGCACCCCAGCGCCTTCCCACCGAGTCGCTGCTCCATTTGCATTTCCACCGCGCGCAGCAACAGAACcgcagccgtccgccattgccagcCGCACCTTTGCCTTCGCCTCGCTTGCTCACCTTCGCAAAAATGCATTGCCCAGCTCGTCGGTagcttcgccgtgatcccctctaccacctccaccgttcaatcgaGTCATTCGAGCTagggtaagggcgtattcgccgttctccccaccgcagccatggcgggagTTCGCCGGAGTTAGTGCTCCACGTGGCCAGCTATCCTCGCACCgttcccatcccctcctctgcctcgcgctaggtcataggaacaTCTCCGAAGCTCGTAGAGTCACCGTTAGGGGCTGTGTCACCGTCAGttcaccggagccggccatgccgtggccgtgcgccgccgtgtcaGTCGCCAACCCCTCTAGCCGCTACCATAGCACCGATTGAGGTCACCACTAGATGCGCATGGTCATGGCGAACGTCGTAGCGTAGATGGTTTcaccggaggagccaccggcggcgagttgcgccgtcgtcgtccttcactcccctgtctgtctcgctgACAAGCGGGGCCCGTTCGTCAGTCTCCGACGTGGAGGCGGGAGCCAGCCTGGGCCGCGCCGAGTGGCTGAGCCGCTTGCGCCGCGTCTTGGGCCACGCCTGtgcgctcgcgggccgccgtttcttgggctggcccagtagctgttaggatttctattttgttttgtttgattatttcacagatttatgtacatattcaaaaatatgtagctcttagatggtagatccaaatgatgtggttctaattttgttgagttcctagtaatgtctagtatttaataaaaatattatatgtgcacatgttttagaaattttggatcaattaaataggactttgaaatgtgtttttggctacatgcaaacttgtttgaattttatcttgagtttctgtggtccaaaaattatgaaattttgtgggtagtctattattgcttattagaagctcaggttaaaatttcagagctagtgcatgtgtagtttttaagttatagaaattccttttattaatgggtggatcttgtgtgaattttcataatttttctatagatccagtgaaagTAAAATTtgatgagtgctattcttatgctagaatgatgctaagaaaaatgggaaatctgttgcttgacactttttaataaggtttcctaattatgctcaaattagacatgtcatctgttattttggatacagcaagttatgtttgcccaatggctttgaaatttttatggtagtctatgtgcagcaggagatagctactgtaatctttgtagatttttatgaatagttttactatatattgcttaaatcacctaattaactaaataaattggaaaaggatattaaataatttatttagaagttgacactatactttctgatgtttcttaggtatgaaaaacaagttggtaaacttggtttgagcaaattatgcttttgcacaatcattaaataattaagttagtaaccctgtcatttctggatagattctaggtttgctggaaattgatttggttaacataagaatcatgctttggtgtttacaaatgttttgtagagaatttcataagctttccagaatgtcctcctacaagtcatttggatttgtataactcttgttgtgatttaattacgggaatacttgtatgcatataaaactttaaatgttaaattatgtataccgttactatttctaagttgtggtaatgttcctaggtgttaggcctttaaccgaagatgagcatctttatcttaggttatgcaagttaggtaagttgatcttgttctttaagttaagttagatacatgcttaaagtgatttgaatagggctagtcttactcggtaaacgagtgtccagtgatgttttcggtaaacacttactgtgattcattccttatgcatccatggtatttatcttttgcattggcatgcaataggtgtaccggaagaagtgaccctgctggaattcgaggaactgagcgagcagcagcagccgacgccggagtttcaggaggagcagccttcaggagaagtgccagacgaggtcgccgttgagtgcccggatcaccatccttgcaactttgtgaaaggcaagccccggagcatattaagccttctaatttccgaaatgcagttatagcattattattacatatattgttgcattaagtttaggagttggatgcaaacacttgctgcattggttatccgatccttgtctagatattgtaaccctaaatcctatgtagctcaggctcgtgtagtgcttagccctgcttaaacacggtagcagtcaggtgatttcctatcacctgcgagatataggaagatacacgtggcacggttggctatatttgctatcgtggaaaagaaccagtcttaatttgaaattaagactggacggaggcttgccggtgtgcagtgactccatctgcgtcgcttaaggactgattcttggagcctttcctgttcatgttgaacgcatgcctctctcttagttggccggcctgaagaccgaccgcgaagccgagtagctcaactcaggccgggagtcgataagtataaagtacgcctcggaagggagccataggcgtgagcccaagggcaggtgatttaaaagtcatgatcgtcctggcagaagggtaatccctaagagcgctggcgctgatcgaacccgcgaatttggttcctgagttgtcccaaaggtaacccacggctacccttgctaagtatgccagggtgagagttaggaataccccctcagctgagttgtaattcgattcgagtcgccgtctctcccggttagtgagaacttgacgggcttatctccaatgtagatacacttaataacataatggttcagaaatgatgatatgatgatgacagccttattatacctgctatggttaatactatttgctcctaataagtgagtgctctagtacaggtgctaatctagtggacaggtaaataatgataagcttgatgctaagtttaaattggttactataatcgtaagctcttttatgcaactgtgtcaagctagcctacctgaaaagccttgcataatccttggtgtctttaatttctggtttttgatgggtaagtctagctgagtaccttctcgtactcagggtttatctcccacctgttgcagatgaccagttctactttggttgctgcaagtactgccttctcccagctggggatgaagactagaccattgggcgtggtctctactagttctcgtacctgataatgcttttgtgggacatgactcagacttggcaatgtatttgaaaaccatgatgttttgtactaaactatgttgcttccgcacactcaaacttggtttgtaatattctatttcaactctgatggatgtaatctgaatgctacttgtgaaaagttgtaacggatgatgtgttgtgttgaatcactacgatcttggtttgtatgtcgagagttggttgaaatccttcatgatttccggactaccgggattatgggagcttaagtataggaatttgatcgcttcggtgattgtttttgtacttacgttcttatgatttggtcggttctgttacaaggaTCTCTTACTCTATGTCACTGCAACGACCTAAGTGGTCAGtgctgccgtagtagtagagaggcaggaagaggggcatgccctacccTTCCAATGACCTATCTACTTCATTAGtgaagtgctctctgagaccaaaacacgataccccacatccagaagttgatctacgccatagtcttggctcggcgcaagctgcgtcactactttgagtctcacccagtgaccaTGGTGTCATCTtttcccttgggagagataatccataaccgggaggcttcgggtaggatagccaagtcgGCCGTcgagctcatgggggaagccttgacctTTGCACCTCGGAAAGCAataaagtctcaggtcttggctgattttgtagtagagtggaccgacacccagctGCCACCAGCTCAAATTCTGACGAAGTGCTGGACcgtgtacttcgacgggtccctgatgaagactagggtaggcgcgggtctgctcttcatctcgccccttggagtacacatgtgctacatggttcggctccatttcgctgcctccaacaacgcagctgaatatgaggccctcatcaatggcttgcagatcgccatctaACTTGGAGTACGGCATCTTGACATCCGGGGTGACTCGTAGCTCgtcatcgatcaagtcatgaaggagtcaaactacctcgaccccaaaatggaggcatactgcaagttggtacactgcctggaagacaagttcgacggtcttgagcTCAACCACATCGTGCGGAAATACAATGAGGTCATGGACGAACTAGCGAAGATGGCCTCAGCACGGGCTCtggtccccccaaacgtctttgccagggacctccacaagccCTCCATTGACTACGCCTTGGCagcagaagagggcccaccggccaAAACCACCATGgggctcgatgccccctctactgccgagactctctcgaccaagcccaaggtcatggaagtcaacaccgagcctccccagaccgaccagGACGCAGACTGGCTAAtctcgttccttgattggcttacTCAGGGAGAGCTTCCCAGcgataggaccaaagcccgacgaCTTGCgtgacaagccaaaacttacgaTGGCAAATTATACAAGCaaagtccctccggtgtcctccaacgatgcatcactaccaaggcaggtcaagccctactttgggacttgcatgtaggggcctgcgggcaccatgcagcgcctcgaaCGCTCGTCGAAAACGCCTTCCGCcaggggttctactggccaacggtagttgccaacgccaccaagttagtacgctcctgcgagggatgccagtactatgcacggcagacacatctcccggcctaggccctccaaaccattcccattacatggccatttgtcgtatgggggctcgatatggtcgggcctctgcaaaaggcccccgggggctatacccatctactagtagcaatcgataagttctccaaatggatcgaggctcgttcgatcaattgaatcaaatccgagcaagcagtgctgttcttcactgacattatccatagattcggggtccctaacaccatcatcaccgacaacgggacatagttcaccggcaaaaaattcttgacgttctgcgacgaccaccacatctgtgtggcctggtcggccgtaggacacccaagaaccaatggccaagtagaacgtgccaacggcatgatcctacaaggtggcctcaagccaagaatttacaatcggttgaagaagtttggcaagaaatggctcgccgaactcccatcggtcatctggagcctgaggaacactccaagccaagccacggggttcacgcctttcttcctggtctatggagccaaggccatcctccccactgacttggaatatggttccctgaggctataggcctacaacgaacaaagcaaccgcaccacccgcgaggatgccctcgaccaactggaggaagcccgagacgtcacgCTGCTGCACTCGGCCAAATATCAGCAAACCCTATGGCGCTATTAGGTCCGGCACATCCAAAgccaagacttgaaggtaggcgacctggtgttgaggctgacgcagagcaacaagggtcgccacaagctgaccccaccatgggaaggaccgtacatcatcacccaagtgctgaagcctagaacctacaagctagccaacgagaggggcgaaatcttcaccaacgcttggaacatagaacagctacgtcgcttttacccttaaatttccaagcattgtatatatcatTTCACAGAATACAATTgagaagcattctttagttgttctaattttttgagaacccCCCCCCCtcgagcccatcgtgggtcttggcaatacgataacactgtaagggagactcggctctgcctccgtagaaccaagcctccctcaagGGCTAGatggggactcccccctaagtcccacgcaccattttttagtcatttttgaaaaaaatcctacgccaaaccctctagcacgctctaaCAAATCAGTTGcaaaaaacccaaggaccaaaggCCTGTCTCAGGGCCGGAAGGCCGGTAGAGTTGTGAGACAGCCTAAGCCTCCGGGCTATggtgctccctcaccacctttcgcccaggggACGGCTTAGGCTACAAGGAAGTTTTTTGtgaagaaatctgatcagagacaacaaaAGGGTAGAGTCTCAGAAATACAAGACAAATGattaagaaacacgagtactttaaaagaaaggcctcgacggccacaagcgttacgatacaaagtgAATTcttattctatttacatggcctcttaggcCTAGGTcatggctcagggcctccagcattggCAGACGGCGGAGGagcaaccacctcctcttcgaacagcttagcCAATGTTGTACCGGGGCCCTCTGCCACCTCCATTAGCTTTGCAACCACCTCATcgacctcctcgtcatcatcgggcAGGATGTAGCCATCGCTGACAGCTTGGAGGTCAACGCCTATGTAGTGCGAGGCAATGACGGCCAGCGCgtgcttgacgcccgtatgcagcgctcctcggagccgctcgcgcacttgACCGCTCAATGCAATCTgatggctcccaagggagctgcctgattgaaccccttcaacctctaAGGCCTCGCAGGTGGAACGGGCGACACTCTTTAGCACCTCGTGTTctccgatctcggtctcgagcaccgcctgcaccacgatggaagcctcggctgcctggGTAACCTCCGCCTCCGACTCTGCGCCACAGGAAATGGAATGGGGTTGGGTGCAAAGGAAAATAAACCAAATAGGGATGGAAGCCTTTGGgtctcacccttggccttctgctcccagcgttgggcctcgacctgagaggccttggctttctccttcaggcgctgggcctcaacccgagaggcctcggccgccctagaagcctctctccctagctctgcatcacaccagagGTTGAGGGGGCGAATACAAGAAAAGTGAATAAAacgaggggaataggactcaccctcggcctttcccctccagaccacagcctcggtccgggaggcctcaaccaccgtaagggcctcatccaaagtgcctttcgtcagctggtgtgcACTCTGTTCCgctcctagctgcccagcaagagccTTGCCCAAGGCCGTGGCTTCTTCGGCtcgagacctgaaggcatcccgatcaccggccacgcgggtgagctcctcctccagctccttgacccgtgccgccagaggggcgacctgctcctgggTCATGGCCGCCTTGACCTTCACATTAGCacaacgaaggtggaggtcctccacctctgtgctCCATGCCAATAGGAGCTTGTTGgcaccggcaagaaggcccttctgccgctaaagctggtcccagacgtccctctctcgctggagaaagaccgacttcccaagggaccgggtctcgagctcctggggggaaatagaacaggggtcaatccctacaaagaaaactcagaaaaagacaaccgcacgagaaaagaaagcacgaacctgggtgactccgggcagatcgtcggccaccacggacagttccatccgtagtgaccgctccgcTAGCTAGTGGTACTGCTCGAACGTGTCCCAACACCCACCCTCGGCCACGTCCttgagggcaaacagaggctccgcCTTAGGATCGTCTTGGCTCTGCCATaggacacgtgggtgatcccacccatgggACTCGGGTCGTACCCgcgcgagggccgagcttccctcgcccggggtCAGAACTGGCTATTCCACggcaccgaccacctcggtgtcGGCCATCTCCTGCGcccaggaagtatcatcggaggagatcggaagaacttccacctcccgggcgctctcccgcaacgacggtgggccttgaaccaagggtgccaccaagGCCTCCGCGGCCTTCGTCTCCGCTTCTTGGACCGATGGCCTCAATGCGATCACGTTGACCTAGGTGGCCCcaggggctccagcctccgccatcgtggcctcggtggtcccgggggctccggcctcggcCATCGTGggctcggtggtcccgggggctccggcctccaccaccgtggcctcggtggtcatgGGGGCTCCGGCGCCCGCCGCAGCGACCTCGATGGTCCTAGGCGCCATGGCCTCCATCGCCCTGGCCTATGAAACCCTACGGACCTCGATCCTGGTGGCCTCAGCAGGCAAGGGAACCTCGGCCCCATCCTACCCATGGGCCTCGCCATCCTAgggcggaggcgctccctcccccgcctATGTTGGGGCCACCTCAGCAGCCCCTCCTAGGGTggctggctccttcgggtcggccctcgccaacGCCATGCCACATTGTAGGgtggcttgtgcctccaccacctagtgggcggaggagccagggTTAACCTTGAGCACTTTTAGGggtgccaaggtaggcacctccgcaggtcgcTTCTAGCTAAGGACAAAATGTTTATAGGGTCATcacaagacaaaagaacgaaCAGAAAGCACTGTGGCtctaccaaaaatacacctacctcgagcggggctgcaacTGCTTCAGCACAGCGACCCTTGTCTGcaaaggtggtggcggcggcagaggcatggCCTCCATGTTCATCGGCGCTGGTTGGTCCTCGATGGACCCTgatgccccctcggtcctctatgggggcagttgcgtcgcccccgctgccacctgctccaccgctgccgccgAGCCCACTAGGCTAACAGCACGCTTGCCCAACGCCCGCTCCTCGGGCGTGTCAGCCTTGGCCCCAAGGTGGGCAACCGCCGACCCCAGGgcggctcctccttctcctcctcctaggagcgctGGGCTACTTGCCgatgccccgggcaccatctcccctatgtcagggagatggtctaggggaccccgccccatctcgccctcgtcatccccaTCCAAGGCATCCATCGATAGCGACGGCGATGGGGACTCCTCCAAtaggaggccatccttcctttgctgccggcggcgcttatccagttcctcatgcgcaaggatcttcttcgtgcgcttcgccgccttagtgTCCTTCCGCCTTTTCTGctcctcggcgtgcgcccggttagCCGCCCGCCACCTCGCGTCCTCAggaatgggcggcggggaggctcgcatgtccctcatcccctataggtACGGCAAACACAGATAAGGAAACAAGAAGCAATGAGAAACGTGGACACCCCGAGGGTTATAGTGGTACATGACTTACCAGCGATAGGAACCCCCACGATGGGCGCATCGCAAAGGGGGTCAGGTTACTGCCCCTCAGCtttgcctccaccgtctcccccacccggcgaaggatttcctcgtcggaaagggcagaggaggacatccagATGCCCTCATTTGGCTCATTCGGCCTCATCTCAAataggcgccgccgccgagccatcagcggtagcaccctctaGCAGTGGAAGGTGGCCACGACCACGGCCACAGTAAGGCCACGACCctatagcctctccagcccctctaggagcggctacagcttgggctgatcctccctcgggacgccatacttccacctctccgggcagctccccacgatccgcccggtgtaggggggaagtccactaTCGTCGTTatgaagatagaaccagctcatgTACCATCGGTGATTGGATGATGAAAgctaggccgggatgtagaggtgatgacggtcctggcgcacttggagagtgcagccgccagccctcaccgccttcctcatgcccgacatacccgttggcttggtggtatgccccgcctagaagaggtggagccacaactcccaatggggagcaatccccagatacccctcgcagacagcgacgaagatggccgcctgcgcgatggaattagggttgaagttatggagctccacgccgtagtaatgcaggagcgcctgcatgaaccggtccactaGAAGgctgaggccgcgctcgtgaaaagacatgaagctcacgacgtaaccaTCATGAGGCCTTGGCTCCGGCTCATCCGACGGAGTGATCCACTCCAGCCTGTTGGGTCAGTAATCGGATGAAGGAGCccgccgtcgacgagcgactgaagcatctccacggtgatgTCAGATGGGCCCCAAGGGTacgcctcgatgacaacaatgtcTCCGGCCATGAGTGCGGCATAGGGTTTGACTACAGCAgtgagtctctctctctccctctccctctctctctctccacctcacctctctcccttcttcttcctagggCTCTCTGCTCTAGCAACGGCTCAAAGATGGCAAAAGCTATTatgggcaaggtaaggaggggaggggcgaggctcgttgcatATTTATGTAGGATGAAGGCAAAATAGATGGGCGACAAaattggggaagtttccctcagatccaaCGTGGTTAATCCTGATCCGATCTTatcgcccacgtgcccaccttttcctcattaattgtGGGAATAGTTAcatcccatccgctgacaccatGTCTCGCCTGACTACtgcagcagcaggcgtcgttcTGCCTCCTCGAGAAATTCGCCTCAAAAGGCATGCCAGTCGTTGCCGAGCTGATAGGGAAGACATTCCctccaccctattcctttcagatgaaggaatcgggcgctgagcctattacggtctaggggttcgaaggctgggcccctaggggtttcgacagccgccctagggtaacagagtcagggacgaccacagGTAAGCCCAcatggggccgaggcccaagcaagtgaaatgcttgggatgccctaagtcgtgtccgagaccggcagggaggtctccgaatgggatcccaccgtagggaggcaccgagccaccggggcctagcaaacggccttggcacccactagagaaaccctctagtactcttggagtgcgtctctggaccactagccgacccctagcgaatggggcacgggcctccactcagactcacccgataa
Proteins encoded in this region:
- the LOC136503359 gene encoding uncharacterized protein, producing the protein MKESNYLDPKMEAYCKLVHCLEDKFDGLELNHIVRKYNEVMDELAKMASARALVPPNVFARDLHKPSIDYALAAEEGPPAKTTMGLDAPSTAETLSTKPKVMEVNTEPPQTDQDADWLISFLDWLTQGELPSDRTKARRLA
- the LOC136503360 gene encoding KNR4/SMI1 homolog; translated protein: MTQEQVAPLAARVKELEEELTRVAGDRDAFRSRAEEATALGKALAGQLGAEQSAHQLTKGTLDEALTVVEASRTEAVVWRGKAEELGREASRAAEASRVEAQRLKEKAKASQVEAQRWEQKAKESEAEVTQAAEASIVVQAVLETEIGEHEVLKSVARSTCEALEVEGVQSGSSLGSHQIALSGQVRERLRGALHTGVKHALAVIASHYIGVDLQAVSDGYILPDDDEEVDEVVAKLMEVAEGPGTTLAKLFEEEVVAPPPSANAGGPEP